One Astyanax mexicanus isolate ESR-SI-001 chromosome 3, AstMex3_surface, whole genome shotgun sequence genomic region harbors:
- the top2b gene encoding DNA topoisomerase 2-beta isoform X2, protein MSNGAAGSGGLTWVTLFDKNNAAKKEEANGKSEGGKSEPPKKESSKKMSVERVYQKKTQLEHILLRPDTYIGSVEPVTQQMWVFDEEIGMNLREITYVPGLYKIFDEILVNAADNKQRDKNMSSIKITIDPESNTVSIWNNGKGIPVVEHKDEKMYVPALIFGHLLTSSNYDDDEKKVTGGRNGYGAKLCNIFSTKFTVETACKEYKHSFKQTWQNNMTKTSDPKIKYFDGDDFTCVTFQPDLSKFKMEKLDKDIVALLTRRAYDVAGSCKGVKVFLNGKKLPVNGFRSYVDLYVKDKLDETGVALKVVNESVNERWEVCLTMSEKGFQQISFVNSIATTKGGRHIDYVVDQIVSKLIEVVKKKNKAGVTVKPFQVKNHIWVFVNALIENPTFDSQTKENMTLQTKSFGSKCALSEKFIRAATNCGIVESILNWVKFKAQTQLNKKCSSVKHSKIKGIPKLDDANDAGGKHSSECTLILTEGDSAKSLAVSGLGVIGRDRYGVFPLRGKILNVREATHKQIMENAEINNIIKIVGLQYKKSYDDPESLKSLRYGKIMIMTDQDQDGSHIKGLLINFFHHNWPSLLKHTFLEEFITPIVKASKNKQEIPFYSIPEFDEWKKQTENYKTWHIKYYKGLGTSTSKEAKEYFADMERHRIMFKYGGTEDDAAITLAFSKKKTDDRKEWLTNFMEDRRQRRMHGLPEQYLYGTATRHLSYNDFINKELILFSNSDNERSIPSLVDGLKPGQRKVLFTCMKRNDKREVKVAQLAGSVAEMSAYHHGEQALMMTIVNLAQNFVGSNNVNILQPLGQFGTRINGGKDAASPRYIFTMLSPLAKLLFPAVDSNLLKFLYDDNQKVEPEWYIPIIPMVLVNGAEGIGTGWACKIPNYDPREIVNNINRMLDHQDPLPMLPSYKNFKGVIHELGQNQYVVSGEISVLDKNTIEITELPIRTWTQAYKESVLEPMLQGTEKTPALINDYKEYHTDTTVKFVVRMTEEKLAQAEAAGLHKVFKLQSSLTCNSMVLFDHMGCMKRYESVQDILKEFFELRLHYYKLRKDWLVGSLGAESAKLSNQARFVLEKIEGKISIENKSKRELIRMLVQRGYESDPVAAWNRAQEKALEEEDRDGNESDSSIDSGSSSGPNFNYILNMPLWCLTKEKVDELLKQRDLKKAELNELQRKCSEDLWREDLAVFVEELDRVEEQERESASQGKGVKLVKGKVGKPKVKKIQLEETLPSPFGRRVEPQITLAMKADATKKMTKKKKGEGDMSVKMEFDNDDSVMDSNGATGDNSLISPSGLPTPGAKPKTPRVKKEKKEPGAPRQRKTPGTPKGSAKKVKKRNPWSDDEEEKSFDSDLDDVSEQPVIPRDTSSRRASAVKAKYTFDFSEEEDDDDGEEEQENDAPASPVHSYKDSFQTSQNNNDEEDDDDDIFPPKLKISPPEPKKKKEPEPVFSSPKPTYSVKSSDSDVKSDSEEDDRGPVFSSFSSSTPHEKPSPTKKAKKPSDTTPKPRKTPAKPTPTKKLDTSVWDSDSDTGAKKTPASGKGAGKGRGRKRKPSGSEEDEYSPMKKTGKTPSSSSSRKQKKPVSDEDEDEVDSSRFSRLDTSRDRSGRAKKEVKYFAESDDDDDDEDMFD, encoded by the exons TTAATGCAGCTGATAACAAGCAAAGGGACAAGAACATGTCCTCCATCAAAATCACCATAGATCC agagTCGAACACCGTGTCTATATGGAACAACGGCAAAGGAATCCCTGTGGTGGAGCACAAAGATGAGAAGATGTACGTCCCTGCGCTGATCTTCGGACACCTGCTCACATCAAGCAACTACGATGACGACGAGAAAAAAGTCACAG GTGGAAGGAATGGCTACGGTGCTAAACTCTGTAATATATTCAGTACCAAGTTCACAGTGGAGACGGCCTGCAAAGAGTACAAACACAGCTTTAAACAG ACATGGCAGAACAACATGACGAAAACCAGCGACCCCAAGATCAAATACTTCGACGGGGACGACTTCACCTGCGTTACATTCCAGCCTGACCTCTCCAAATTCAAGATGGAGAAACTGGACAAAGACATTGTGGCTCTTTTGACACGCAGAGCCTACGATGTAGCCGGCTCCTGTAAGGGGGTTAAAGTCTTTCTCAACGGCAAGAAGCTACCT GTGAATGGCTTCCGCAGCTACGTGGATCTGTATGTGAAGGATAAGCTGGATGAGACAGGCGTGGCTCTGAAAGTGGTGAATGAGTCGGTGAACGAGCGCTGGGAGGTGTGTCTCACCATGAGTGAGAAGGGCTTCCAGCAGATCAGCTTTGTGAACAGCATCGCCACTACCaag GGTGGCAGACACATTGATTATGTTGTGGACCAAATCGTGTCAAAACTCATCGAGgtggtgaagaagaagaataaagccGGAGTCACAGTGAAACCGTTTCAG gtcAAGAACCACATCTGGGTGTTTGTGAATGCTCTGATCGAGAACCCGACCTTCGACTCTCAGACCAAGGAGAACATGACACTTCAGACCAAAAGCTTTGGCTCCAAATGCGCTCTCTCTGAAAAATTCATCAGAGCG GCCACAAACTGCGGGATTGTGGAGAGCATCCTAAACTGGGTGAAGTTCAAGGCTCAGACACAGCTGAATAAAAAGTGCTCTTCGGTAAAGCACAGCAAGATCAAAGGCATCCCAAAACTGGACGACGCTAATGATGCGG GTGGGAAACACTCGTCGGAATGCACGCTGATTCTGACTGAAGGAGACTCAGCCAAGTCCCTGGCTGTTTCGGGGCTGGGTGTGATTGGACGAGATCGCTATGGAGTCTTCCCCTTGAGAGGGAAAATCCTCAACGTGCGAGAAGCCACACACAAACAG ATCATGGAGAATGCAGAAATTAACAACATTATTAAGATTGTGGGCTTGCAGTATAAGAAGAGCTACGATGATCCAGAGTCACTGAAATCTCTACGCTACGGCAAAATCATGATCATGACTGATCAG GATCAAGATGGTTCCCATATTAAAGGCCTGCTCATCAACTTCTTCCACCATAACTGGCCTTCCCTGCTGAAACACACGTTTCTGGAGGAGTTCATCACCCCTATCGTCAAA GCCAGCAAGAACAAACAGGAAATTCCCTTCTACAGCATTCCAGAATTTGATGAATGgaagaaacaaacagagaactACAAAACCTGGCACATAAAGTACTACaaag GTTTGGGTACCAGCACAAGCAAAGAAGCAAAGGAGTACTTCGCTGACATGGAGCGGCATCGGATTATGTTTAAGTACGGAGGCACAGAGGACGACGCTGCCATTACTTTG GCCTTCAGCAAGAAAAAGACAGACGACAGAAAAGAGTGGCTGACTAATTTCATGGAAGACAGACGCCAGAGAAGGATGCATGGTCTGCCTGAG CAATACCTCTACGGCACCGCAACACGACACTTATCGTACAACGACTTCATCAACAAAGAGCTGATTCTCTTCTCCAACTCCGATAATGAGAGATCCATTCCGTCCCTCGTTGATG GTCTGAAGCCGGGTCAAAGGAAGGTGCTGTTTACCTGTATGAAGAGGAATGATAAGAGGGAGGTGAAGGTGGCTCAGCTGGCTGGTTCAGTAGCAGAGATGTCGGCGTACCATCACGGCGAG CAAGCTCTGATGATGACCATTGTAAACTTGGCTCAAAACTTTGTGGGCAGCAACAACGTGAACATCCTGCAGCCCCTCGGTCAGTTCGGAACTCGCATCAATGGAGGCAAAGATGCAGCTAGCCCCCGTTACATTTTCACCATGCTTAG TCCACTCGCCAAGCTGCTGTTTCCCGCTGTGGACTCCAACCTGCTGAAGTTTCTTTATGATGACAACCAGAAGGTGGAGCCAGAGTGGTACATACCCATAATCCCCATGGTGCTGGTCAATGGGGCTGAGGGTATCGGTACAGGCTGGGCCTGCAAGATCCCCAACTACGACCCACGTGAAATTGTCAACAACATCAATCGCATGCTTGATCACCAGGACCCTCTGCCCATG CTGCCCAGCTATAAGAATTTCAAAGGAGTGATCCATGAACTGGGGCAGAACCAGTATGTGGTCAGTGGTGAGATCtctgtactggataaaaacaccATTGAGATCACAGAGCTTCCGATTCGCACATGGACGCAG gCGTATAAGGAGTCGGTGTTGGAGCCCATGCTGCAGGGCACAGAGAAAACCCCAGCATTAATAAATGACTATAAGGAGTACCACACAGATACGACAGTGAAGTTTGTGGTCCGAATGACTGAGGAGAAGCTGGCTCAGGCTGAAGCGGCAGGTCTTCACAAAGTCTTCAAGCTGCAGTCCTCCCTCACCTGCAACTCAATG GTGCTGTTTGATCACATGGGCTGTATGAAGCGGTACGAGTCTGTGCAGGATATTCTGAAGGAGTTCTTTGAGCTGCGTTTGCACTATTACAAGCTGAGGAAGGACTGGCTGGTCGGCAGCCTGGGCGCCGAGTCAGCAAAACTCTCCAACCAAGCACGATTTGTACTTGAGAAGATTGAAGGAAAAATTTCAATTG AAAACAAGAGTAAGAGGGAACTGATCCGGATGCTGGTGCAGAGGGGCTATGAATCTGACCCAGTGGCAGCTTGGAACAGAGCTCAGGAGAAG GCGTTGGAAGAAGAAGATCGGGATGGAAATGAGAGTGATAGCTCAATAGACTCCGGCTCCTCATCAGGACCCAACTTTAACTACATCCTCAACATGCCTCTGTGGTGCCTCACTAAAGAGAAAGTGGATGAGCTTCTCAAACAGAGAGATCTGAAG AAAGCTGAACTGAATGAACTGCAGAGGAAGTGTTCAGAAGATCTGTGGAGGGAAGACCTGGCCGTCTTTGTTGAGGAACTGGAC CGGGTGGAGGAGCAGGAGCGAGAGAGTGCCAGCCAGGGGAAGGGTGTGAAGCTGGTTAAAGGAAAGGTTGGCAAGCCGAAGGTGAAGAAGATCCAGCTGGAGGAGACGTTACCGTCTCCCTTCGGCCGCAGAGTGGAGCCCCAGATCACGCTGGCCATGAAGGCTGACGCTACTAAAAAGATGACTAAGAAGAAGAAG GGTGAAGGGGACATGAGCGTGAAGATGGAGTTTGATAATGATGATAGTGTGATGGACTCTAATGGTGCTACAGGAGACAATTCCCTCATCTCTCCGTCTGGCCTTCCGACCCCTGGAGCCAAACCCAAAACCCCACGTGTCAAGAAGGAGAAAAAGGAACCTG GTGCTCCCAGACAGAGGAAGACTCCAGGAACACCAAAGGGCTCAGCCAAGAAGGTCAAAAAGAGGAACCCCTGGTCAGACGACGAAGAGGAAAAATCGTTTGACAGTGACCTGGACGACGTCAGTGAGCAGCCAGTCATTCCCAGAGACACATCGTCGAGAAGAGCTTCAG CGGTGAAGGCCAAGTACACCTTTGATTTCTCAGAAGAGGAAGATGATGACGACGGTGAGGAAGAACAAGAGAACGACGCACCAGCCTCTCCAGTTCACTCTTATAAagacagctttcagacctcgcaGAACAACAACGATGAAGAGGACGATGATGATGACATATTCCCTCCTAAACTAAAGAT TTCTCCTCCAGAAcccaagaaaaagaaagagcctGAACCTGTATTCTCCTCGCCCAAACCAACTTACTCTGTGAAGAGCAGTGACAGCG ACGTGAAGTCAGACAGTGAGGAAGATGATAGAGGTCCGGTATTCTCGTCCTTCTCCAGCAGCACACCGCACGAGAAACCTTCTCCAACTAAGAAAG cCAAGAAGCCATCAGACACAACACCCAAACCCCGGAAAACTCCAGCCAAGCCAACCCCAACCAAGAAGCTCGACACCTCGGTATGGGACTCGGACTCGGACACGGGGGCGAAAAAGACCCCAGCATCGGGTAAAGGCGCGGGAAAAGGCAGGGGGAGGAAGAGGAAGCCGTCCGGCTCTGAGGAAGATGAGTACAGCCCCATGAAGAAGACTGGAAAAactcccagcagcagcagcagcaga aagcagaagaagccgGTGTCGGACGAGGACGAGGACGAGGTGGACAGCAGCAGATTCAGCCGTTTGGACACGTCCAGAGATCGCTCGGGACGCGCAAAGAAAGAAGTGAAATACTTCGCAGAATCCGACGATGACGACGACGATGAAGACATGTTTGACTAG